In Pieris napi chromosome 8, ilPieNapi1.2, whole genome shotgun sequence, the genomic stretch tgtgtgtgaactATACTTGTTGGGGtagtgaaatatatattatatcactctgttataaattataatagctTCACAACGGAGTCGCGCCAGCGGATGTATATCTAAttcgaaaattaatttatatggtTGGGTAGGCTGAAACTGTCTTTTAGCAAAATGTCAGGTTAATAATAATCGATATTACTTATTCTTCTACCGATTGAACGAGCTTTGATGTAAGGGTTTGTGCTTTATTTCACTTGTTAATAGTTAAAACTTCTGAACGCGGTACTGACAATCCGTTCGAAATCGATTCGAAACGAAAGGTTAATAAAGACTGACCTAGCTCCAGCATGCCGGCCAAGGTGACGGGGTGCGGAAAGCGCTCGAGGAACAAGGGCAGCAGCTCGTTGAGAACGTTGTGCGTGGCGATGACGTCGGCGGCGCAGTAGCTCATCAGCGCTTGGAAGTGGCGCCGCACATCCTCCAGCCTGCCCTCCACGAACACGTCGCGTCTCTGTTTGTCCACTGCGACTCCGCAGTACAGCTTGTGGACCTGCTTCACGTCGCATCCTTTGAGCTTCCCTTTTTGCGAACGGAGAACCTTCGAAGCGCTACTCACCTCGGTCAGACTGTTCAATGAGCTGATGCCGATCCAGTCTTCGTCGGTGGGGTCGGGTTCCTTATTTTTGGCCTTCAGCACTGTCCTCTGATAGCTGGTCACTCCGCTGACACACGTGTGCATAGACATTGTGTCCATGAAACGTACGCCTGGAAATTCGTGAATCGATCCAAAGTAATCGACGTTTTCCGAATTCGTATCGaccaattttcaaaatatagtatatacgTACTGTATACCAGAGAATGTAAATGATACTTTGATTACTCATTGAGATTTCTTTCACTTTAAGAAtcgtattttgatttaattcgTTTTGTTATGTAACTATGAATAGTTTGAAATCATTACTTAAAGAATAAAAGCCCGAGTTGGGTAGATTGTGATCGAAAGTGAGATCGGTGCTTCGAACCCGCTGCTCGGCTTGTAATTTAAGCTAAAGTGTTATTTCTAGTGTTAAAAGGAATCAATCGAAATTTAACATTGCACGAGAATTTTCGTCTCTTTTGTGCTCGCACTGACACACATGACACGCTCACTAACCCAGCTAATCACGATATCAATATCGATGGAGTTACGAAATTTCCccgacatatataatatatcacatagacataacatttattactaacaaaaacacacacacataataatattgttatcaaattaatatcaaagaaaaaaagggaaaaaataCAATGAGAAAAAATCTCTGGGCCGAACACTTTTCTTCCTCAAATGCTGCAGCTAGTTCATCCAAATTTGTCAGTTTctcaaaaacttttaaaaatgtttttttttcccttttttaAAAGCGCAGAAGTTGTGTCACAGCCACTTAATGCGTgcagaaataaaatatgttttttagaatctcttaatcattttttaattttagtaaacGGTTTTCAGTATTATTGAATCGATATAGATTTAATGCATGaagaaaatgataaaatataatataatagttaatagaaattgacaaatatttataatcattGATCTATCGATAGTTCATCAACTATATATGGCGCGTTTTCGCCCGGAGTCACCGGATGTCCTGAAGTGATGCTGTGACCGCGGTCTACGCCCTCTATCTCGAAAACGGTTCaacgtataaaaaaaattttaaacaaaatttgtacagaattttgtattctacaatattgataataaatacaaagagCAAAAAACCCATAGAAAGCgcaaaaaatcgatttttgtgAGCTTTGACCTTGAAATTTAATAGTTGCTACACCCTACCATATGTAGGTTTTGAGACAACTTTTAGGGTGTCAATATACAACTATTTACAGACTTACAGCTGGGTATCTCGAATTCCGAGGTTAACTTACTATAATGACTGGCCtaactggaaaaggagtcattataggcaataaagttcagtttacatttgaaaaattaaataaataaatatttattattattctcttacattaagtgtaacataaattctattattattcgaatgttgtttttaaattatgtccaatgccgtagcatcttccgtgggcaacttcattctgttaattttgtgtcacggtgcgcgcgcatcgtaaaatttcactctcatcaatttttcataacgcgcctaaagaattataacttcaaaaagaaacGGATCAAAACTATCACGAACCACCTAGGGATGAAGAGTTTAGCACACACTATTTCAAACCTCTTGCATCaggaaaataataacattaaaagagAACCTACCTGTCCGGTCCATCCAGTACTGCTCTTTGATCTTTGCTCTGTCATATGATACGTTATGACCTACTATCATTCTTGGTCTCGTTAAATCTCCACATGGCGTTAAACCATCGGTCTCCATTGGTATTAAATCGGTGTAATTCACTTCAGAGTAATGTTCGTGAGATTTATCACTTGCGAGAGGCTCACTCACCCAGCTATACCTGAAGTCAATGTAACATTTCTTACTACTTTCATGTATGTGTAACAGCCTCAATCGTTAATAATGGCCGTCTCTTAGGGTCGATCAATACATCTTTCGTCATGGTCAAAGGAAATTGAGTCGAAAGGGGAGCCGCTGGCGGTGAGTATGAACCTGCCTTCGACCGGGTTTGACACAAAGCGCTCCTTCTAGCGCAAAGCTTCCAACCTTGAGAAATTATGCAACCGAATTTCCAGCTTTCTGGGTGATCGGAGCACTGATGCTAGGAGGAGTATGCCCCGTCAATGATGACACTGATGTCTAAGGGCATATACCTGTCCTACCTCCGACCTCAATGACTCCGGTATCAATGATATTGGTAGGAACTAGGAGATCTTATATCAGTCGATTTCACTTATCGCATTTTTACCTCTCGGAATCGCATTCAAAGCTGGAAATAATCGTGAACGATATTCAGGAAACGATACGATATTCACGAAATTCACCGTGGAcgctttttatattatatctctCGCATAAGAATGTAACACTAGTAACATTCTTATACGAGAGATCTTATTGTAGAGAGAGAATGTATTTACGAGTATGTAATATTATGatcttagtttaatttatgtattaataagttttctattgCATTCGTTTAGGGttactgtaataataaaaaataataaaatatatatttcagaattaaataatgtaatagtGTTTACCAAGCTTCAGGTGAAACAGCACTAGCAAGGGTTGGCCTTTTACCAGCTGACATCAGAACTTCTAcatcaaaaattaaactatCATCCTGTGGGCATGGCACTGATTGTGATCCCTGAGCCGTGTACTTGGTCCAGCCTGCATTTTTGGACCATACCTAAAGTGCACATTAAAGACAGGAGAACCACATCAGTTTTGTATGTTAGATATATGAATTCTTAtgaagattatttattaaaaatttttattaaatttattaaattgtaattatagtGTAACATTGTCTCTATGGTCTAAATAATTGATGTATACAGAAGTTTACAGTGGCAGGGATAGTATAGTACAAAACTAATTGAGAGTAATGAcagagaatttttttttttttttcaatgtaaTTTATAGTTTACCTGTGGTGGTTGTGGAATCCTACTCCAAGCCAAATACTTCAACAATTTTCTATATGGAGCACATTGTTTTTctcctatattataaaaatgttcaacAATATCTGACCCTTCTAATTTAGGCAGTTTTAATTGTACATCAGGAAGCctagtaaaattattgtagTCTATTCCATGATGTAAAAGATGATTTTGGCAACTGAAATACCATGTTGACATAATTAACTCTATAGAATCAATTTCCAGCTAAACAAAATGACTTTTGTTAGGCGACACTCAAGGCTAGAGTCCAAATTATGTCTTCCTCATTAAGAACAAGACAAACCACTTatttacaacattttattttgtgagAAGTTTTTACACTATCATTAAAATGTGATCAATTAGGTTAAAGCATGTTCAAGAAACAAAccttttaattacattactaTCTGTGCTAGCGTgagatttactaaataattggtcataaatatttttagatatcaTTTGAATATTGACATCATTTACTCTCAATTCTTCTGAGTCCCGTATAGTTTTTTCTGAACTTTTGTCGGATTTTGAGTCTgcattattcttattttttattaattttacttcactCATAGGGAGGACATCTCGGctataatattttctgaatTGAATACAAGCTTGGgatattttatgattgaacTTTCCGGAACTTTTTAAAGGCATGATTTCTAAAATTCCAGTTATATCCAactgtatttattatgaaGGTACAAGCCTGCCCCGAGGTAGATaactattacttaatatttaacaggGATACATTATAATTACACCGCTTGGATTCGATTAAAACTATTCGGTAGGttcattcatttaaatattgtataaaaattaaaaaatatacaaaaaaaacaaaaagtaaataaaatcaaaataagcAGTATTAAGCACTACCACAGAGCACAGAATGATATAAATGATACGACTGACCACAGCTTAATTTTGATTCTCAATTTATTAGTGTCTAATGTATATCTatgatttgaataataatataattttaatccaAGTTATTACATATTGATATAGAATAAAGATCCGTGCTATCGTGACAAAAATGACATGACATTGACACCTTAACCTTCCCCATCAATAATTTTAGATATCAGGGGCCTTAGTCAAGATTCCATAatagtagtgtatgtagaaagtcaaaaactaaatttgtatgaaaactttTCGACACGCACTGTCACTTATCAttctctataatataaaatattatagtatttaGAATATAGATTTCCAGTGTTGGCGCTACCAATTTGTATATAGAATTAACATAACTCATGctttgtcacgtgaccattttTACTCAATCTCGTTTAGCGTTAGTGTGTCACGCGTCTCGAAAAGTGTCTCAAGCGGCAAGCCCTAGGGAACTGGGAagacataagaaaataattctgCCATGATTTAAgagttatacaaatatattacatattacagaATCAGTAAATGCAGCAGTAAACCCCTCTAAAATTATAGTACAGCacagtattttttctttggAGTCCAGAGTCTAGACTGTGGAAAAAACCACCTATTATTTCTTAATGTTTTAGGTGATCTTTACTATGTAAAATGTAATCTACggtcttaattatttattagctaataattatatataagttataaatCGAATTTATGTCAGATTTTTAAACATCGGTGATTGATACtaatataatcattaataatgaatatcGATAATTTGTATCTTATCTTTTAATGTTGTCTagctgtaataaaataaactaaggATTTTATGCCCACATAGTACTTAATAgtatatataggtaataaTCCTGAAAGATACCTAGCTACAGTAAAAGTACCaagtaataatattcaattgatcgcatattttatagaaatgatgaatttaatttatcggtaggtaaataaaagataaccaaatgacttttttattcatatctaTCTGTTTTAAGATAGAAGACAGAAATTAgccaaattggtccagccattctcgagttttaaCCAGACAAGCAAACAtctattcattttaaaatatatattttacacattattctataaattaaactataaatgaaaataaaacaagtttataaagattaaacaatttattgtgtcaaaaaacttttacaatataatacttgaaattaaattataactgcataataatcttaaatattttagtgcataattataaaacagaaGGAATGTAACTTGTTAATTAGTTCTAAGCTGATAATCTCCATTTTGGGTGATGTACCTCACCCATGGTAGAGCCTGATACCCACTCTtctcaataatttttaagtatctCACCTGAATACCAGATGTTGTAAAATAaggaatttcaaatttaacttGAATTGGAGGTTTACCATCAGTTTCTTCACATTCAACAGAAGGTAGACCAAAATGAGCTCTCATTAAATACTCTTTGCCACCTGGGAAGGATTTAATAGACCAAGTAATTGCATTCTGTTCAGGTGTATACTTTACACTACCAATTGTTGTTTTGAATTTAGGGGAATCAGCATCAGCTGGTACAGGAATGATTATTTCAACATTGTTTGCAGTTGAACGTCTTTTAAACTGGGATTTAGCTTTGATCATATATTCAACTCTTGAATGAGCATGTCGTTCAATTACAGACTCAATCCAAATTAAAGGCTTCACATGAGTGTTGAGCCTATAAGACATTAATTCAAATTCACCATCTGGAGGGATAAATGAAATGGTTCTGTCATTTTCAAAACGAGATAATCTCACACACTGGTGAAACTTTACATCCTCTAATTCAACAGATTTAGATTTTCCTCTACCAGTGCTCTCAAAAAGGACTTTATCATTAAGGCCAAGCCGCAATTCTGGCATTCCAGACAAGTATACTCTCATTTTAATGGCTCCAACAATCTCACTTCTAAGAACGTTTCCATTCGCATTTGCCAGTAGATTAACAGATTCTATCACATCAAGAAACACTTCATTTTTTCGATACTTGATACCCTCTGACCTCCATGAAACAGCATTTGTAACCGCCATTGGAATGCGAGGTTGCATTTCCAGTTTATGACCTTCCTGTGTTATATACTCTTGTAGTATTTTACTATCAGTTGTTTGAGGATATCCAAAGTCTAATAATTCATCTAAGAGTTCATATATGACAACAAAATTATCTCTGATACTCTCTTCTTCCAGTTCTTTAAAGTATTCAGTCATAACTTCAACAATTTTGTACAGAAACACAAAAACTAATGCAATATTTGCATTCTTCTTAGTTGTTGAAACAATGTataagttattagtttttatgtaaGCAAAGGTACATTCACTTGTCTGTAACAGTGGTGTCAGCATGCCTTCTTCTTCCTTTTCCATTAGTAGTGGCATAAATTTATCGATCACACCCAAATCAACATCGCCACGGTAATTTCTCGAAATAAGAACTTTTCCTTTTACATCCAATATGTAAACTGCCGACGACGACATCTAAAAAAAAGTGGATGAAAGCGTTTGTTGAGTTGGTCAATTTTAATCTTGGGCAGTGAAAAGACAGTTCAGCAACTACAAAATTTAAAGCACTTAAAAATACCGAGTTCAACTACTTACTTTAGTTGATGATCGACGATTATTTTAGAAAgagttaaatttacatttctttGATTAGCGATAATAGTaggatttattaataaagaagtGTTAAATGTAAGCACttagtttttatcaatatGTCACATGTGACAtgactttattaatattatgtcgGATGTCCACAGACCACAGTCCACCCAATATTTAAGTGACGTCATCTTGACGGATGAAACTcctattttatttcagttaatATTGGCAGTGTAGCGAATCGTAGATACGCACTAAAAATGTACACACTATATTGTGTAGTATTTTCTATAAGATTTTGATGTATgtactcattggtctagtggttactACCCCtaactgcgaatccatgggtcccgggttcgatccccggctgagacgaacatcgatgtgatgagcatttggtgttgtgcttaggtcttgggtgtttaaatatgtatttatatgtctatctatctataatatgtatgtatatccgttgcctagtacccataacacaagttTTACCAGcttgggactaggtcaatgggtgtgaattgtcttaaaaaaaaaaaaaattttatgtgGTAACATAAATATAGGACACTAAGAAAAGATGAAAACAGACGTCACTCAGACGACTTTTAAAGAGAAGTGAATGTGTTTTTCCTTGAGCGTTTCTAtaggaatataaattaattacttcaCTGTTTGTGAAGAATAAACCAATTTACAAagataaaaaagggtgcgtgtactaatatctacgcgcgtaagaaattatactttggcattattaataatataatatacggatagttaacctcaattgtattgaagcacttagGAAGTGCTtcttcacaaatattttctaatattaattagtattgatttaaatatacaatttaaaatttaaatcccttctgattataattcagacgcacatataaaattcgcacttgtataatgaaaacacgtgttttaaatgtagaaactcaaagcatgtagataaatattataaatataaatacacagtgaacagaggcggcgtgcgtgccaacatgcgccactaacAGAGGTTCCATTTCTGTTTTGTTGGTAGCATTTTTTCCTCAACTTAATGAGCGATTATTGGGCAACtttattctgttaattttgtgtcactttcatcaatttttcataacgcgcctaaagtataatttcaaaaataaaaagtcgtATATCTAATCTGACACTGACAACTATGGGCCCCGGTTACTATTAGTCACTGCTTTAACATCTAAAATATGTCTGTGGAGGTACTACTTAGTCTGTTTAATCTGTAATTCCGAATTCGAAGTTCGAACTTCGGTTTCCGAAGTTGCATCTCGGGACTCGGGAGTcgtatttttctttgtttatttcttaaattcaattattttgagCGATTCATTTCTGAATTAAGTATGATGTTATTGTCAATTAAATCATGGTTGTCttttttcattcatatatCGTTATAGGTAATTGTCGTTGTGACCCAAATAAACATGATATCAGAAAATTCTGCTAAACAGAGAAACCCATTGGTGTTTTTAGATATATCTATCGATGGCGAGACAGGTTCGTGTCTTGATGATGGTGTTAATTGTATAGTTCATCATCGTGTattgaataaatgattatcATTTAAAACCCGTTACCATACCCGTTGAAATTAGGGTTTATCAGTGGGACGACGTCGCAATTGCATGAAAAATTGCATATCTGAATGTCAATAGATATtaaagaataatcaaaatagtTTCGTTACATATCGACTTCAGCACTTGCCTCTTCATTATTATGACATCTCAGAGTCTAATATagtatagaatatatataaatataagtagtatttctttatataaatataaataaatgttttattttttagctgGCCGAGTTGTTATAGAATTAAGAGATGATATTGTTCCTAAAACAGCCGAAAATTTTAGGGCTCTGTGCACAGGAGAGAAAGGGATTGGTAAATTAGGAAGACCTTTACATTATAAAGGTGTTCGCTTTCATAAAGGtgagaattattatttcagaAAGCTTACTTTTGAGAATAATTGAAGTCTAGCGTAAGAAGCGAATTGAagtgtttgtaataaaataaaaataatttaattcagaCCATTAAAAAATCCATATATTGTTAGTAAAGTAATCCTTATAACTATGTTagtaaagttaaaattaaattttaaattaaattttttaataataaagacttattaatatttttttatagctaTTACACAGTTTATGGTTCAAGGAGGTGATATTATAAATGGGGATGGTACAGGTGGTGAAAGCATATATGGAACAACTTTTGAAGATGAGAACTTTATTCTAAAGGTGGGGTAACAATTTTTGAGTTCTAAACTTATTCAATTTGGCATACTTGcttgttatattttgttccatAGGTACAGTGAACATGTTATTTGAAGCCTTCACTGTTGACATTgtgtaaattcaaaataatgtcTATATAGACATATTTAACGGGTTACACACAATAACATCCTCCTCGAGGTCTGTACTGCCGACTGTGACGGGCGAAGGCGAGTCATCGGCGCCTCAAAACCGATTAAGCAACAAGTGTGACTCGAAAGAGCCACCTCAAACCGTAAACCTGTGGTCATGTCTCACGGGAACCGGGGGTCTGGACTTTATCATCTGGGCCGCGAGGAAGAAAACctctataataaattacccCTATCCTACGGTGGGAAACGCGCCAAGGGATGTGTATGCCCCTACATGAGGTGTATATGGCTGATGGGATAATTCAGTCTCTAGCGTCCAACTTCAACGAAACTTGCAAACGTTGTCGTACTGTGCCTTCTTCTGGGGAAAAGGGCGTCACCCTGGAAGCGACCTGTTTATTCGACCCTACTCGTGGGAACATAATGCAAAGAACACCACCTAAATCTTCGTCAATCGACGACGTCACTAAGCAATACCCAGGCTGCCCGTCGTATTCTGGAGGGGGGGAAATTTTGCCACACCAAGCGGAATCAACCACAGTAAAGAAGCAAAAAATTCTGACTCAGCAACTTTTTCACCCTGCACTATTTAATAGAACTCGTTCATCTTCACTCAGTGATGTCTCCCAAGTCCAACAAGAACATATGATACCTGTTAAACAGGCACCTACACAGGaacaaaatttatacaaacctAGTGTGCCCTGGCAACGAGTACcaaatcaaaaaagaaatcgGTCTCCCGAAGAAAAAGACTCAAGGAGTCATCACGCCAAAAAGACACAGCGACGAGAGGCAATTATTAACAAACGCCGAGGAATAAATACTCCTGAACAAAATACCTCATCGAATATAGAGACAAACAACAGCTTTGCTTTGTTAGACGTGGAACTAGGAGAAGCTACAGTCAAGAGAACACCTAAACCACCACCAATAATTTTGTATGGTGTTGATGACCTTGCAAAACTCACCCAACTCATCGAAGAAGTTATTGAAAAGAATGATTACACCTATAAAATAGTATCCAAAAACCAGCTTATAATCTCGTCTAACACGGTTGACAAATATAAGATTCTGATCGAGCACATAAGAAGTAAAGGGCTTATAGGTCACACATTTACACGTAAAGACCAAAAATGCATGAGAATTGTTATTAAACATCTTCACTTCAGCACACCTAAAGATGCCATTATAGAAGCAGTAGAAAAAACTGGAAACAAAGTACAAGGAGAAATAGTTACTGCCCGGAAACAAGGAACCAAAGAGCccctaaatacattttttgtcaATGTGGCTCcacatgaaaataataaatttgtcaaAGAAATTAAAGTCATATACAACCAGAAAGTCACGATAGAAGACCCAATAAGAAAAATGACAGTGGTACAATGCAAAAGGTGCCAGCAATATGGGCACAGCAAAAATAACTGTATGAGGCCTTACAGATGCGTAAAGTGTGCTGGGGCACATAAAACTACTACGTGCacaataaatgataacactCCAGCAGTATGCGCACTATGCTCAGGAAGCCACCCTGCTAGCTACAAAGGATGCCAGGTGTATAGGGAAGTCCTAGCAAGAAAGAAAATTGGAAACAAGTTTCAGCCATATCCAAAATCAAGAACCACTCTAGAAGTGCGTACTAAGAACTCTGAAAATAATGAGCCCCCAAATGACACGGATGTGATAGTCATTGAGCCTGATAATCACTCCAAGACTACCCAACCGAAACATCGGCTACCAAGCGTAAAAGAATCCCTGGGACCCTATAGTGAAGCTCCCAAAAATTCAACCAAAACTGTAGCATACCACACAGAGACACAAAAATCATACACGAGAGATAACAATGACCAAACGAAACAACAGATACACAGGAAAGACAAAGCTGAACATATAGATTCACAGAGAACAAATACGGAAAACCACGTTGACCATGAGTCGCAAAGAACATACCTGAGAAAAATAGAACTCGGGCAAGAAAATAGATTCAGTCTAGAAGCACTTATAGTGAAACAGACTGAAAGAATCGACCAACTCATTTCACAACTCAGCACAATGATGAACCTCATCATGACAATCATCAGTAGGCTTCCACGATGATGTCGTTACGTATCGCCACCTGGAATATCAATGGCCTAACgccaaataaaaaagaattagaaataatgttaaaacataacaaaatcgATATTGGTCTAATATCTGAAACCCACCTAAATGACCGTAAGAACATCAAGATAGACAACTATGACGTATATTATACTAATCATCCCGATACCACATCACACGGAGGATCGGCAGTCATTGTAAAGAGTAACATCGGACACCACCTCCATAGCGAGTTTCGGGAAGACTGGATGCAAGCCACTACCATTACTATAAATGCAAGCATGGGCCCCATCAATGTAAGCGCTGTATATTGTCCACCAAAGCATAAACCGAAACAACACATGTTTGACCGCTATTTTCAAAGCTTgggaaacagatacataagtGGTGGGGACTGGAACTGTAAACACACTCATTGGGGATCAAGATTGACAAACAGCAAAGGACGTGAGTTGAAAAAATGTGTCGATAAACACAAACTTATTACACTGGGAACAGGAAAACCAACTTATTGGCCAACAGATGTCAACAGAATACCCGACCTAGTGGACTTTTTTGTGGTGAAGGGACTGTCTGATGTGTATTTTGACGTGGCATCATCGTCTGATGGTGGGTCTGACCACACCCCTATCATAGCAACATTTAGCGTTTCCGCTATACACAGAGCACAGAGACTGGCGCTAtataatcataaaacagaCTGGGACGCATTTGCTGAATACTTAGAAGATGAAGTTGAACTAAAGGTTAAGCTCAAGACAGAAGAAGATATAGATGAGGCAACATTCTACATCACGAATCTCATACAAGTAGCTGCGTGGCGTGCCACCCCTACACTGAGCTCTTCCAATCAATTAGGTAACATACCACTGGAAATACGCAACAAGTTGGAAGAAAAACGGAGACAAAGAAGGCGATTACACACTAGCAGATCAGATGTAGACAGGTCGGAATTCAATAGAATATCTAGAGAACTAAAAgagttaattaaagaaaatcaaaacacaaCCTTCCAAGAAAAACTCTGTACACTCTCGCCTCATAAGAAGGATAATTACTCACTCTGGAAAATAACTAAGAACTTTAAAAGACCACATAACCATATACCACCTATAAGGATATCTACAAACGATCCGTGGGCTAGGAGCGGCAGTGAAAAAGCTGAACTTTTCGCTAGACACCTAAGCGAAGTCTTCAAACCAAACTTATCATCCATGACTGAGTTTGAAGAGGAAGTGGATAGAATGATCAATAGTGACCAGCAGTTATCACTACCGCTAAAACTTGTCACTCCACAAGAATTAATGCGCACAATAAGCTATCTAGAAAACAAAAAGGCTCCTGGTTTCGACCTAATAACGGGTGAAATCCTTAAAAAACTACCTAGAAAAGCAATAGTATTCTTAACAATGTTGTTTAATGGCATTTTTAGAATACAGTACTACCCAAAGCTATGGAAGATATcacaaataattatgattgTAAAGCCAGGGAAACCTCCAACAGAACCTAGCTCATACAGGCCTATAAGTCTTCTCCCAACAATATCTAAGGTTTTTGAAAAAACTTTTCTTCGGAGACTAAAACCAGTCCTGGACCAAAACAGAATTATACCCGATCACCAATTTGGTTTCCGGGAAAAACATGCTACTGTAGAACAAGTACACCGAGTGGTTCACAAAATAAGACAATCGCTAGAGAAAAAAGAATATTGTTCAGCAGTATTCATAGATATCCAGCAGGCATTCGATAGAGTTTGGCACAAAGGATTGTTGTACAAGCTGAAAACCCTCCTACCAAACTCATTCTATATGATCCTAAAATCTTATCTAGATCAAAGAAGATTCCAAGTAAAGTACGAGGAAGAACTTTCAAGGCTCTATTACATCACTGCCTCAGTTCCACAAGGATCAGTGCTTGGCCCAGTCCTTTATTCAATATATACG encodes the following:
- the LOC125051767 gene encoding AP-1 complex subunit mu-1 produces the protein MSSSAVYILDVKGKVLISRNYRGDVDLGVIDKFMPLLMEKEEEGMLTPLLQTSECTFAYIKTNNLYIVSTTKKNANIALVFVFLYKIVEVMTEYFKELEEESIRDNFVVIYELLDELLDFGYPQTTDSKILQEYITQEGHKLEMQPRIPMAVTNAVSWRSEGIKYRKNEVFLDVIESVNLLANANGNVLRSEIVGAIKMRVYLSGMPELRLGLNDKVLFESTGRGKSKSVELEDVKFHQCVRLSRFENDRTISFIPPDGEFELMSYRLNTHVKPLIWIESVIERHAHSRVEYMIKAKSQFKRRSTANNVEIIIPVPADADSPKFKTTIGSVKYTPEQNAITWSIKSFPGGKEYLMRAHFGLPSVECEETDGKPPIQVKFEIPYFTTSGIQVRYLKIIEKSGYQALPWVRYITQNGDYQLRTN